A window of the Bradyrhizobium diazoefficiens genome harbors these coding sequences:
- a CDS encoding hemolysin family protein has protein sequence MLSVELIIVVVLIVINGLLSMSELAVVSSRPARLSLLAAKGVRGAERALILAADPGKFLSTVQIGITLVGVLSGAFSGATLGQRLTQWLVELGLSSGIADIVGVGIVVTLITYATLIVGELVPKQVALRDPESIAVRVAPAMHVLARVSLPLVFLLDLSGKLILTLLGRGGKAEEKVSEDEIHHLVSEAESAGVLESGEKEMIAGVMRLGDRPVGAIMTPRTEVDEIDLSDAPDIIQAIIAKSPHSRFPASDGDRDKPIGVLQAKDLLVAYMSERTPDLRALVREAPSIPASADARDVLAILKAAPVHVGFVYDEYGAFEGVVTAADILESIVGAFHSEEGPPEPAYVKRADGSLLVSGWMPVDEFGELLSIELPPHHRYNTVAGLVLQQFTVLPNIGDAFDFAGWHIEVVDLDGRRIDKILASRLGEVETG, from the coding sequence ATGTTGTCCGTCGAACTCATCATCGTCGTCGTCCTGATCGTCATCAACGGCCTGTTGTCCATGTCGGAGCTCGCCGTGGTCTCATCGCGCCCGGCGCGGCTGTCGCTGCTGGCTGCCAAGGGCGTACGCGGCGCCGAGCGCGCGCTGATACTGGCCGCCGATCCCGGAAAGTTTCTCTCGACGGTGCAGATCGGCATTACGCTGGTCGGCGTGCTCTCGGGCGCGTTCTCCGGCGCGACGCTCGGGCAGCGGCTGACGCAATGGCTGGTCGAGCTCGGCCTGTCCTCAGGCATCGCCGACATCGTCGGCGTCGGCATCGTCGTCACCCTCATCACCTATGCGACCCTGATCGTCGGCGAGCTGGTGCCGAAGCAGGTGGCGCTGCGCGATCCCGAAAGCATCGCGGTCAGGGTCGCGCCGGCGATGCATGTGCTGGCGCGGGTCTCGCTGCCGCTGGTGTTTCTTCTCGACCTCTCCGGCAAGCTGATCCTCACGCTGCTGGGCCGCGGCGGCAAGGCCGAGGAGAAAGTGTCGGAGGACGAGATCCATCATCTCGTCAGCGAAGCCGAGAGCGCGGGCGTGCTGGAGTCGGGCGAAAAGGAGATGATCGCGGGCGTGATGCGGCTCGGCGACCGGCCGGTCGGCGCGATCATGACGCCGCGCACCGAGGTCGACGAGATCGACCTGAGCGATGCTCCGGACATCATTCAGGCAATCATCGCGAAGAGCCCGCATTCGCGCTTTCCCGCATCAGACGGCGATCGCGACAAGCCGATCGGCGTGCTCCAGGCCAAGGACCTGCTGGTCGCGTATATGAGCGAACGCACACCGGATCTGCGCGCGCTTGTCCGCGAGGCGCCGAGCATTCCCGCGTCAGCGGATGCCCGCGATGTGCTGGCAATCCTGAAGGCTGCGCCGGTCCATGTCGGCTTCGTTTATGACGAGTACGGCGCGTTCGAAGGTGTGGTGACGGCGGCTGATATTCTGGAATCGATCGTCGGCGCCTTCCATTCCGAGGAAGGCCCGCCGGAGCCGGCCTACGTCAAGCGCGCAGACGGCTCACTGCTCGTCTCAGGCTGGATGCCGGTCGACGAGTTCGGCGAGCTCCTGAGCATCGAGCTGCCGCCGCATCACCGCTACAACACGGTGGCAGGCCTCGTGCTGCAGCAATTCACCGTGCTGCCGAATATCGGCGATGCCTTCGACTTCGCCGGCTGGCATATCGAGGTGGTCGATCTCGACGGCCGGAGGATCGACAAGATTTTGGCGAGCCGGCTGGGTGAGGTCGAGACGGGGTGA
- a CDS encoding PilZ domain-containing protein: protein MDEERRNKARHRVLKAGTIEFGGGAIDCTVRNFSSTGAALDVTSPVGIPEHFSLSIKADGAQLPCTVVWRKEKRIGVRFG, encoded by the coding sequence ATGGACGAAGAACGACGCAACAAGGCCAGGCATCGTGTATTGAAGGCCGGAACCATCGAGTTCGGCGGCGGCGCGATCGATTGCACCGTCCGCAATTTCTCCAGCACCGGCGCCGCCCTCGACGTCACCAGCCCGGTCGGAATTCCCGAGCACTTCTCCCTGTCCATCAAGGCCGACGGAGCGCAGCTGCCCTGCACCGTGGTGTGGCGCAAGGAAAAGCGGATCGGGGTGCGGTTCGGGTGA
- a CDS encoding FMN-binding glutamate synthase family protein produces MQEAPNPPSPKRLPLAEEGMMETLLLPFSPRFIILTICAVVTALLIGIGIADRKIFDILLIPICIFGALTLLGVRDLMQKGHAVLRNYPISAHIRFLLEEIRPEMRQYFFESEKDGMPFSRDIRAVVYQRAKMQLDKRPFGTQEDVYREGYEWMHHSVAPQAHAEEKFRVTIGGPDCAKPYSASVFNISAMSFGALSPNAVRALNAGARKGGFAHDTGEGGFSPYHREMGGDIIWEIGSGYFGCRDLDGTFDPEAFERVASQDQIKMVELKISQGAKPGHGGVLPAAKVSEEISKIRGVSMGEDCISPASHRAFSTPSGMMQFIAEMRKLSGGKPAGFKLCIGHPWEFLAICKAMLETGIYPDFIVVDGNEGGTGAAPLEFMDHLGMPMREGVNFVHNALVGINARDRIKIGASGKIATAFDMARAMAIGADWCNSARGFMFSLGCIQSLSCHTDRCPTGVATQDPTRARALYVPLKIDRVHNYHHATLHSLTELIAAAGLTHPQQLRPVHFSQRTSTTNVQSFAQLYPALRPGELLEGTEDPRFRDAWRMARADSFQPAL; encoded by the coding sequence ATGCAGGAAGCGCCCAACCCCCCATCACCCAAGCGCCTGCCGCTGGCGGAAGAGGGGATGATGGAAACTCTGCTGCTTCCATTTTCGCCACGCTTCATCATCCTGACGATCTGCGCGGTCGTCACGGCGCTATTGATCGGCATCGGCATCGCCGACCGCAAGATCTTCGACATCCTGCTGATCCCGATCTGCATCTTCGGTGCGCTGACGCTGCTCGGCGTCCGCGATCTCATGCAGAAGGGCCATGCGGTTCTGCGCAACTACCCGATCTCGGCGCATATCCGCTTCCTGCTCGAAGAGATCAGGCCGGAGATGCGGCAGTATTTCTTCGAGAGCGAGAAGGACGGCATGCCGTTCTCGCGCGACATCCGCGCGGTGGTTTATCAACGCGCCAAGATGCAGCTCGACAAGCGCCCGTTCGGCACCCAAGAGGACGTCTATCGCGAGGGCTATGAGTGGATGCATCACTCGGTGGCGCCGCAGGCGCATGCCGAGGAGAAGTTTCGCGTCACCATCGGCGGGCCGGATTGCGCAAAACCCTACTCGGCCTCGGTGTTCAATATCTCGGCGATGAGTTTCGGCGCGCTCAGTCCGAACGCGGTGCGCGCGCTCAATGCCGGTGCCAGGAAGGGTGGCTTCGCCCATGATACGGGCGAGGGCGGCTTCAGCCCCTATCACCGCGAGATGGGCGGCGACATCATCTGGGAGATCGGCTCCGGCTATTTCGGCTGCCGTGATCTCGACGGCACCTTTGATCCGGAGGCGTTCGAGCGTGTCGCGAGCCAGGATCAGATCAAGATGGTCGAGCTCAAGATCAGCCAGGGCGCCAAGCCCGGCCATGGCGGCGTGCTGCCGGCGGCGAAGGTCTCCGAGGAGATCTCCAAAATCCGCGGCGTCTCCATGGGCGAGGACTGCATCTCGCCGGCCTCGCACCGCGCCTTCTCCACGCCGTCAGGCATGATGCAGTTCATTGCCGAGATGCGAAAGCTCTCCGGCGGCAAGCCGGCCGGCTTCAAGCTCTGCATCGGCCACCCCTGGGAGTTTCTGGCGATCTGCAAGGCGATGCTGGAGACCGGCATCTATCCTGATTTCATCGTCGTCGACGGCAACGAGGGCGGCACCGGTGCTGCGCCGCTGGAGTTCATGGATCATCTGGGCATGCCGATGCGCGAGGGCGTCAATTTCGTCCATAACGCGCTGGTCGGGATCAATGCGCGCGACCGCATCAAGATCGGCGCGTCCGGCAAGATCGCCACCGCCTTCGACATGGCGCGCGCGATGGCGATCGGCGCCGACTGGTGCAATTCAGCGCGCGGCTTCATGTTCTCGCTCGGCTGCATCCAGTCTCTGAGCTGCCACACCGACCGTTGCCCGACCGGGGTCGCGACCCAGGATCCGACGCGGGCGCGCGCGCTCTACGTGCCGCTCAAGATCGACCGCGTGCACAATTATCACCACGCCACGCTGCACTCGCTGACCGAGCTGATCGCCGCGGCCGGCCTGACCCATCCGCAGCAGCTGCGTCCGGTCCATTTCAGCCAGCGGACCTCGACGACCAACGTTCAGTCGTTCGCACAGCTTTACCCGGCGCTGCGCCCGGGTGAGTTGCTTGAAGGTACGGAAGACCCTCGGTTCCGCGACGCCTGGCGGATGGCGCGGGCGGATTCGTTTCAGCCGGCGCTGTGA
- a CDS encoding ferredoxin--NADP reductase, translating to MSAFYREKVLSVQHWTDTLFSFRATRDTGFRFQNGQFAMIGLEVDGRPLLRAYSMASANHEEELEFFSIKVQDGPLTSRLQKIKEGDTILVGRKATGTLITDNLIPGKRLMLLSTGTGLAPFASLIKDPEVYEQFESIVLVHGCRQVSELAYGEKLVANLREDELFGELLADKLIYYPTVTREPFRNRGRITDLINSGQIFSDIGQGPLDIATDRIMMCGSPAMLEELKVMFEGRDFIEGSGNKPGHFVIEKAFVER from the coding sequence ATGAGCGCGTTTTACCGAGAGAAAGTTCTTTCCGTCCAGCACTGGACCGACACGCTGTTCAGCTTCCGCGCGACGCGCGATACCGGATTCCGCTTCCAGAACGGCCAGTTCGCGATGATCGGCCTCGAGGTCGATGGCCGTCCGCTGCTGCGCGCCTACAGCATGGCCAGCGCCAACCATGAGGAAGAGCTCGAGTTCTTCTCGATCAAGGTGCAGGACGGTCCGCTGACCTCGCGCCTGCAGAAGATCAAGGAAGGCGACACCATTCTGGTCGGCCGCAAGGCGACCGGCACGCTGATCACCGACAACCTGATCCCCGGCAAGCGGCTGATGCTGCTCTCGACCGGCACCGGCCTCGCGCCCTTCGCCAGCCTGATCAAGGACCCCGAGGTCTATGAGCAGTTCGAGAGCATCGTGCTGGTGCATGGCTGCCGCCAGGTCTCCGAGCTCGCCTATGGCGAGAAGCTCGTCGCGAACTTACGCGAGGACGAGCTGTTCGGTGAACTGCTCGCCGACAAGCTGATCTATTATCCGACCGTGACCCGCGAGCCGTTCCGCAATCGCGGCCGCATCACCGACCTCATCAATTCCGGGCAGATCTTCAGTGATATCGGCCAGGGCCCGCTCGACATCGCAACCGACCGCATCATGATGTGCGGCAGCCCGGCGATGCTCGAAGAGCTCAAGGTGATGTTTGAAGGCCGCGATTTCATCGAAGGCTCCGGCAACAAGCCCGGCCATTTCGTGATCGAGAAGGCATTCGTCGAGCGGTAA
- a CDS encoding ATP-grasp domain-containing protein, translated as MASGERIFVQAIRRYGARHGIDIDVRSGGWLIAMRRGEMRRFAFGYDIGLNSAIAHRLANDKSATAEALSLARVPCIPHHLFLNPKLGRNVVDAAWREAMLGLLHDNPQGVVVKPNEGTSGRSVFRVTTETELDHAAGEVFSMSTGLVISPYVEIEQEVRVILLNDVPRVVYSKQRGSDWRHNLDAGARPVLLEDGEVRAACVKLATNAASAIGIAFASIDVVRVDGAWKVLEINSGVMMEALGKLHPELVQATYDAALDQVFGNHR; from the coding sequence ATGGCAAGCGGCGAGCGGATCTTCGTCCAGGCGATCAGGCGCTATGGCGCGCGCCATGGCATCGACATCGACGTCCGCTCGGGCGGCTGGCTGATCGCGATGCGTCGTGGCGAGATGCGCCGCTTCGCCTTCGGCTACGACATCGGCCTCAACAGCGCGATCGCGCATCGCCTCGCCAACGACAAATCGGCGACCGCCGAGGCGCTGTCGCTGGCACGTGTGCCCTGCATTCCGCATCACCTCTTCCTCAATCCGAAGCTGGGCAGGAATGTTGTTGATGCCGCCTGGCGAGAGGCCATGCTTGGGCTGCTTCACGACAATCCGCAAGGTGTGGTGGTGAAGCCCAACGAGGGGACGTCAGGACGATCGGTCTTCAGGGTGACGACCGAGACGGAGCTCGACCATGCGGCTGGCGAAGTCTTTTCGATGAGCACAGGGCTCGTGATCTCGCCCTATGTCGAGATCGAGCAAGAGGTCCGCGTGATCCTGCTCAACGATGTCCCCCGCGTCGTCTACAGCAAGCAACGTGGCTCGGATTGGCGGCACAATCTCGACGCCGGCGCAAGGCCGGTGCTGCTGGAGGACGGCGAGGTCCGCGCGGCCTGCGTGAAGCTCGCGACCAATGCCGCGAGCGCCATCGGAATCGCCTTTGCATCAATTGACGTGGTGCGCGTGGATGGCGCGTGGAAAGTGCTGGAAATCAATTCCGGCGTGATGATGGAAGCGCTGGGGAAGCTGCATCCTGAGCTGGTGCAGGCGACGTATGACGCGGCGCTGGATCAGGTGTTTGGCAATCACCGCTAA
- a CDS encoding amino acid ABC transporter substrate-binding protein, translating into MRPLTAISGGLLLAACLLATGASAQTGGGEGLSPTLAAIKNAHAVRLGYRESSPPFSFLDQSGRPIGYSLELCEAIVEEIGVEVDDPNLKIDYVKVTSDDRIDAVLQNKIDLECGSTTANSERGKRVAFSPLMFVAGTKLMVPKGAAVSGVADLKGRTVVVTKGTTNEQAMHAVDSKLSLGLNIVTAPDHEQSFRMVADGKADAFATDDILLYGLIVRHKAQEYFRVVGDYLSYDPYGIMFRKGEPQLSAVVDRTFRKLGSNHDLVPLYNKWFTARMPTGEKMNVPISLQLEEAFKAMDDSASANN; encoded by the coding sequence ATGCGCCCTTTGACGGCGATTTCGGGCGGCCTGCTGCTGGCAGCATGCCTGCTGGCAACGGGCGCCTCCGCCCAGACCGGTGGCGGCGAAGGGCTTAGCCCGACGCTAGCAGCTATCAAGAACGCGCACGCCGTGCGGCTCGGCTATCGCGAAAGCTCACCGCCGTTCTCCTTCCTCGACCAGTCGGGCCGTCCGATCGGCTACAGCCTCGAACTCTGCGAGGCCATCGTCGAGGAGATCGGCGTCGAGGTCGACGATCCCAATCTGAAGATCGACTACGTCAAGGTCACCTCGGACGACCGCATCGACGCGGTGCTCCAGAACAAGATCGATCTGGAATGCGGCTCGACCACGGCCAATTCCGAGCGCGGCAAGCGCGTCGCGTTCTCGCCGCTGATGTTCGTCGCCGGCACCAAGCTGATGGTGCCGAAGGGAGCGGCTGTTTCCGGCGTCGCGGATTTGAAGGGCAGGACCGTCGTGGTGACCAAGGGCACGACCAACGAGCAGGCGATGCACGCCGTCGACAGCAAGCTATCGCTCGGCCTTAACATCGTAACCGCGCCGGATCACGAGCAGTCGTTCCGGATGGTGGCCGACGGCAAGGCCGATGCGTTCGCGACCGACGACATCCTGCTCTACGGCCTGATCGTCCGCCATAAGGCGCAGGAATATTTTCGCGTGGTCGGGGACTATCTGTCCTACGACCCCTACGGCATCATGTTTCGCAAGGGCGAGCCGCAATTGTCGGCGGTGGTCGACCGGACCTTCCGCAAGCTCGGCTCCAACCACGATCTCGTGCCGCTCTACAACAAATGGTTCACGGCGCGGATGCCGACCGGCGAGAAAATGAACGTGCCGATCTCGCTGCAACTGGAAGAAGCGTTTAAAGCGATGGACGATTCGGCGAGCGCGAATAATTAG
- a CDS encoding dicarboxylate/amino acid:cation symporter, whose amino-acid sequence MSNRFTQYILMAMVLGIIMGSAIFNFMPDTRADWASSINLIAVIFLRLIKMIIAPLVFATLVGGIAHMGSGSKLGRIFAKTMGWFVSASFISLLLGLVMVNLLQPGANFPGTLPDKAQSTGLPVSAFSIEKFLTHLIPTSIADAMAQNEILQIVIFAVFFSVAMGALPERSKQILALIDDLGHIMLKVTSYVMLFAPFAVWAAITATVAKNGLLVLWKLIVFMGGFYLSLFILWGILVIVGFIVIGPRYSHLLRLIREPLMIAFSTASSEAAYPKTLEGLNRFGASSRISSFVLPLGYSFNLDGTMMYCTFASIFIAQTYHIEMSLSTQLAMLATLMITSKGVAGVPRASLVVIASTLSQFGIPEAGLLMIMGIDTFLDMGRSATNVIGNTLATSVVAKWEGELGPEHAMGPDDVVPGDMVPGEVPAMAGH is encoded by the coding sequence ATGTCGAACAGGTTCACGCAGTACATCTTGATGGCGATGGTGCTCGGCATCATCATGGGCTCGGCGATCTTCAACTTCATGCCCGATACGCGGGCCGACTGGGCCTCGTCCATCAACCTGATCGCCGTGATTTTCCTGCGCCTGATCAAGATGATCATTGCGCCGCTGGTGTTCGCGACCCTGGTCGGCGGCATTGCCCATATGGGCTCGGGCTCGAAGCTCGGGCGCATCTTCGCCAAGACCATGGGCTGGTTCGTCAGCGCCTCTTTCATCTCGCTGCTGCTCGGCCTCGTGATGGTCAATCTGCTCCAGCCCGGTGCCAATTTCCCCGGCACGCTGCCTGACAAGGCGCAATCGACCGGCCTGCCGGTCTCCGCCTTCTCGATCGAGAAATTCCTGACCCATCTGATCCCGACCTCGATCGCGGACGCGATGGCGCAGAACGAGATCCTCCAGATCGTGATCTTCGCCGTGTTCTTCTCGGTGGCGATGGGCGCGCTGCCCGAGCGCTCCAAGCAGATCCTGGCGCTGATCGACGATCTCGGCCACATCATGCTGAAGGTGACGAGCTATGTGATGCTGTTCGCACCGTTCGCGGTCTGGGCCGCCATCACCGCGACGGTCGCGAAGAACGGCCTCCTGGTGCTCTGGAAGCTCATCGTGTTCATGGGCGGCTTCTATCTCTCGCTCTTCATCCTCTGGGGCATCCTGGTCATCGTCGGCTTCATCGTCATCGGGCCGCGCTACAGCCACCTCCTCAGGCTGATCCGCGAGCCGCTGATGATCGCGTTCTCCACCGCGAGCTCGGAAGCGGCCTACCCGAAGACGCTCGAAGGCCTCAACCGTTTTGGCGCCTCGTCGCGAATCTCGAGCTTTGTGCTGCCGCTCGGCTACTCCTTCAACCTCGACGGCACGATGATGTACTGCACCTTCGCCAGCATCTTCATCGCGCAGACCTATCACATCGAGATGTCGCTCTCGACGCAGCTTGCGATGCTGGCGACGTTGATGATCACCTCCAAGGGCGTCGCCGGCGTGCCGCGCGCCTCCCTCGTCGTGATCGCATCGACGCTGTCACAGTTCGGCATCCCCGAGGCCGGCCTGCTCATGATCATGGGCATCGACACCTTCCTCGACATGGGCCGCAGCGCCACCAACGTGATCGGCAACACGCTGGCGACCTCGGTCGTGGCGAAGTGGGAAGGCGAGCTCGGGCCCGAGCATGCGATGGGACCGGACGATGTCGTGCCCGGCGACATGGTTCCGGGCGAAGTCCCTGCGATGGCCGGCCACTGA
- a CDS encoding NADP-dependent oxidoreductase, which translates to MSGQINRQILLVEKPSGKLGPEHFKMVEGTMPEPKDGEALLRVRYISLDAANRAWMHGATYRSAVEANSVMAGGGIAEVISSTAPELAPGDIVFGDTGWQEFAAVPAKHLTKMPKLEPMTHLLSVFGIAGLTAYFGLLEVGKPREGETVVVSAAAGSVGSIVGQIAKIKGCRVIGIAGGADKCHWLTSGLGFDAAVDYKDGAVFKALRAAAPEGIDVYFDNVGGDILEACLPQMNNCGRIACCGAISQYDGAPSAHGPRGVPGLIVVKRLVMQGFIVMDYMKESQRALADLQAWVKSGKLKVQEDIIDGLQNTPKALIGLLAGENRGKRMVKL; encoded by the coding sequence ATGAGTGGACAGATCAATCGCCAGATCCTTCTGGTGGAAAAGCCCAGCGGCAAGCTCGGTCCCGAGCATTTCAAAATGGTCGAGGGCACGATGCCCGAGCCAAAGGACGGCGAGGCCCTGCTGCGCGTGCGTTACATCTCGCTCGACGCTGCCAACCGCGCCTGGATGCACGGCGCGACGTATCGCTCGGCGGTCGAGGCGAACAGCGTGATGGCGGGAGGCGGCATCGCCGAGGTCATCAGCTCGACGGCACCAGAGCTTGCTCCGGGCGACATCGTGTTCGGCGACACCGGCTGGCAGGAATTTGCCGCAGTGCCCGCAAAGCATCTCACGAAGATGCCGAAGCTGGAGCCGATGACGCATCTTCTGAGCGTGTTCGGCATCGCGGGCCTCACCGCCTATTTCGGCCTGCTCGAGGTCGGCAAGCCCAGGGAAGGCGAGACGGTCGTGGTCTCGGCGGCCGCAGGCTCGGTCGGCTCGATCGTCGGACAGATCGCCAAGATCAAAGGATGCCGCGTCATCGGCATCGCCGGCGGCGCGGACAAATGCCACTGGCTGACCTCCGGGCTCGGCTTCGACGCCGCGGTCGACTACAAGGACGGCGCGGTGTTCAAGGCGCTGCGCGCGGCCGCACCGGAGGGCATCGACGTCTATTTCGACAATGTCGGCGGCGACATCCTCGAAGCCTGCCTCCCGCAGATGAACAATTGCGGCCGCATCGCCTGTTGCGGTGCGATCTCGCAATATGACGGCGCGCCGTCGGCGCACGGTCCGCGCGGCGTGCCCGGCCTGATCGTGGTGAAGCGGCTCGTGATGCAGGGCTTCATCGTGATGGACTACATGAAGGAGAGCCAGCGCGCGCTCGCCGATCTCCAGGCCTGGGTCAAGTCCGGAAAGCTGAAGGTGCAGGAAGACATCATCGACGGATTGCAAAACACGCCGAAGGCGCTGATCGGATTGCTGGCCGGCGAGAACCGCGGCAAGCGGATGGTCAAGCTCTGA